A section of the Streptomyces sp. SCL15-4 genome encodes:
- a CDS encoding dihydroxyacetone kinase subunit DhaK encodes MVPDALAGFARVHADLVVHDETAGFFRARNPAAGRRVAIVSGGGCGHEPLHLGFLGAGMLDAVCPGQLMASPHNRQVFEASRAVSRGAGVLHLVKNYTGDRINFGIAAERLAHEGIDCARVLIDDDLASDSPDSATGRRGTGAAVLVEKVLGAAADTGLGLRELAELGTDVAGRCRSLAVASAAHRTPATGRAAFDLAEDDLEWGVGIHGERARRTESRPALDELVTRMTEELLAALDPGAGDSVIALVNGLGGVTRLELYGVARELALRLDRWKLVLERVLVGDFVTALDMRGFSLTLMRADPETVKWFDAPAHTPSWPR; translated from the coding sequence ATGGTCCCCGACGCACTGGCCGGGTTTGCCCGCGTCCACGCGGATCTCGTCGTCCACGACGAGACGGCCGGGTTCTTCCGGGCCCGGAACCCGGCCGCCGGCCGCCGCGTGGCGATCGTGTCGGGCGGTGGCTGCGGACACGAGCCGCTGCACCTCGGTTTCCTCGGTGCGGGCATGCTCGACGCCGTGTGCCCGGGCCAGTTGATGGCCTCGCCGCACAATCGCCAGGTCTTCGAGGCCTCCCGCGCCGTGTCGCGCGGCGCGGGCGTACTGCACCTGGTGAAGAACTACACGGGGGACAGGATCAACTTCGGTATCGCGGCCGAGCGGCTGGCCCATGAGGGCATCGACTGCGCCCGGGTGCTGATCGACGACGATCTGGCGTCGGACTCGCCCGATTCGGCCACGGGCCGCCGCGGCACCGGGGCCGCCGTGCTGGTGGAGAAGGTCCTCGGGGCCGCCGCGGACACCGGGCTCGGGCTGCGGGAACTCGCCGAGCTGGGAACGGACGTGGCGGGCCGCTGCCGTAGCCTCGCGGTCGCCTCGGCCGCACACCGCACACCGGCCACGGGACGTGCCGCGTTCGACCTGGCCGAGGACGACCTCGAGTGGGGGGTCGGCATCCACGGTGAGCGGGCCCGCCGTACGGAGTCCCGGCCGGCGCTGGACGAGCTGGTCACGCGGATGACGGAGGAACTGCTGGCGGCGCTGGACCCGGGCGCCGGCGACTCGGTCATCGCCCTGGTGAACGGGCTCGGCGGGGTGACGCGTCTGGAACTGTACGGCGTGGCGCGGGAACTCGCGCTGCGGCTGGACCGGTGGAAACTGGTCCTCGAACGCGTCCTGGTGGGCGACTTCGTGACCGCGCTGGACATGCGCGGCTTCTCGCTCACGCTCATGCGGGCGGACCCGGAGACGGTCAAGTGGTTCGACGCGCCGGCGCACACGCCCTCATGGCCGCGATGA
- a CDS encoding ScbR family autoregulator-binding transcription factor codes for MFDERGYAGTSISDISALSGRTSGAIYFHYASKEKLALAVVEEHFASWPRMIDRHRSSARPALEKLVALSFTVARAFRDDVVVRAGSRLWMERKAIAAPLPTPFVEWIEVVTELLIEARVNGELAAGVEPVPAAHSVVCAFFGLHTVSDALDGREHIEQHLRDLWRLLLNALQAHPDPGALLDRVHTATAPDAPPTQPPLDEAVLTRAEA; via the coding sequence TTGTTCGATGAACGGGGTTACGCCGGTACCAGTATCAGCGATATCAGCGCACTTTCGGGGCGCACCAGCGGCGCCATCTATTTCCATTACGCCAGCAAGGAGAAACTGGCGCTCGCCGTGGTCGAGGAGCATTTCGCCTCCTGGCCGCGCATGATCGACCGCCATCGGTCCTCCGCCCGCCCGGCCCTGGAGAAACTGGTGGCGCTGAGCTTCACCGTCGCCCGTGCCTTCCGCGACGACGTCGTCGTACGGGCCGGATCCCGCCTCTGGATGGAGCGCAAGGCCATCGCGGCCCCGCTGCCCACGCCCTTCGTGGAATGGATCGAGGTGGTCACCGAACTCCTCATCGAGGCACGCGTGAACGGCGAACTGGCGGCCGGCGTCGAACCGGTGCCGGCCGCGCACAGCGTGGTCTGCGCCTTCTTCGGTCTGCACACCGTCTCCGACGCCCTGGACGGCCGCGAGCACATCGAACAGCACCTGCGCGATCTGTGGCGGCTGCTCCTCAACGCCCTCCAGGCCCACCCGGACCCGGGGGCCCTGCTCGACCGCGTCCACACCGCCACCGCGCCCGACGCCCCGCCCACGCAACCGCCACTCGACGAGGCCGTGCTCACCCGCGCCGAGGCGTAG
- a CDS encoding DAK2 domain-containing protein, whose protein sequence is MRRFAASVRATEPQLTALDQRVGDGDFGTNLRAGLDASVRALDRTAALSPAVTGRAGGPLRTVATVFLDGVGGTSGPLFGLLLTELALAAVGPVLDVPALRAGLAGGLAAVQRVGEARPGDKTLVDALYPACEALRVCPEQVGSRVALAHASRAAWEGVRLTARLRARRGRASYVGERGRGVPDPGAVGIGLLLSSAGGVLTELPPSVTEPAPECPD, encoded by the coding sequence ATGCGGAGGTTCGCCGCCTCCGTCCGGGCCACGGAGCCCCAGCTCACCGCGCTGGACCAGCGGGTGGGCGACGGCGACTTCGGTACGAATCTGCGGGCGGGGCTCGACGCGTCCGTGCGTGCCCTGGACCGGACGGCGGCGCTGTCACCGGCTGTCACCGGGCGGGCCGGCGGACCACTGCGGACGGTGGCGACGGTCTTCCTGGACGGGGTCGGTGGCACCAGCGGCCCGCTGTTCGGGCTGCTGCTGACGGAACTGGCGCTGGCGGCGGTCGGCCCGGTGCTGGACGTACCCGCGCTGCGGGCCGGTCTGGCCGGTGGACTCGCCGCCGTACAGCGGGTCGGCGAGGCGCGGCCGGGAGACAAGACCCTGGTGGACGCGCTGTATCCGGCGTGCGAGGCGCTGCGCGTGTGTCCGGAGCAGGTCGGCAGCCGGGTGGCCCTCGCCCATGCGTCGCGCGCCGCATGGGAGGGGGTGCGCTTGACGGCGCGACTGCGGGCGCGCCGTGGCAGGGCCAGTTATGTCGGTGAGCGGGGCAGGGGAGTGCCGGACCCCGGTGCGGTGGGCATCGGCCTGCTGCTCTCCTCGGCCGGCGGTGTACTCACCGAACTGCCGCCGTCCGTCACGGAGCCGGCGCCGGAGTGCCCGGACTGA
- a CDS encoding GH1 family beta-glucosidase yields the protein MNDFPRFPPEFVFGAATASYQIEGAVREDGRGPSIWDTYSHTPGLVANGDTGDIACDHYHRYREDVALLRELGVTSYRFSIAWPRIVPDGSGPVNPKGLDFYARLVDELLAAGIEPAVTLYHWDLPQALEDRGGWRVRETAERFADYTEVVAGHLADRVPRWITLNEPWCSAFLGYSVGRHAPGAREGRGALAAAHHLLVGHGLAVQALRAAGVREAGITLNLDRNLPATGSAADRAAAVRADTQHNLVWTEPLLAGRYPGTEEETWGELITAQDFRRDGDLALVGQPLDFLGINYYRPIVVADAPYQEADPARRTATDNRYKEIRLEGARHTAMDWPVVPGGLTDLLLALKERYGDALPPVHLTENGSAEHDEPGPDGAVHDHDRIAYLRDHLAALKTALDAGVDVRGYYVWSLLDNFEWAYGYGKRFGIVRVDYDTQRRVPKDSYHWYRALISAQRD from the coding sequence ATGAACGACTTCCCGCGTTTTCCCCCGGAGTTCGTCTTCGGCGCCGCCACCGCCTCCTACCAGATCGAGGGCGCGGTCCGCGAGGACGGCCGCGGCCCGTCGATCTGGGACACCTACAGCCACACGCCCGGCCTGGTCGCGAACGGCGACACCGGCGACATCGCCTGCGACCACTACCACCGCTACCGCGAGGACGTGGCGCTGCTGCGGGAACTGGGCGTCACCTCCTACCGGTTCTCCATCGCCTGGCCGCGGATCGTGCCCGACGGCTCGGGCCCGGTGAACCCCAAGGGACTGGACTTCTACGCGCGGCTCGTCGACGAACTGCTCGCGGCGGGCATCGAACCGGCCGTCACGCTCTACCACTGGGACCTGCCGCAGGCACTGGAGGACCGCGGCGGCTGGCGGGTCAGGGAGACCGCCGAGCGGTTCGCCGACTACACGGAGGTCGTCGCCGGCCACCTCGCCGACCGCGTGCCGCGCTGGATCACCCTGAACGAGCCGTGGTGCAGCGCCTTCCTCGGCTACTCCGTCGGCCGCCACGCCCCCGGCGCCCGCGAGGGCCGCGGCGCGCTCGCCGCCGCCCACCATCTGCTGGTCGGACACGGACTGGCGGTCCAGGCGCTGCGGGCGGCCGGGGTGCGCGAGGCGGGCATCACCCTCAACCTCGACCGCAATCTGCCCGCCACCGGTTCCGCCGCCGACCGCGCGGCCGCCGTCCGCGCCGACACCCAGCACAACCTGGTGTGGACCGAGCCGCTCCTCGCGGGCCGCTACCCCGGGACCGAGGAGGAGACCTGGGGCGAGCTGATCACCGCCCAGGACTTCCGGCGCGACGGCGACCTCGCCCTGGTCGGTCAGCCGCTGGACTTCCTCGGCATCAACTACTACCGGCCGATCGTCGTCGCCGACGCCCCGTACCAGGAGGCCGACCCGGCACGGCGGACGGCAACCGACAACCGGTACAAGGAGATACGGCTGGAGGGCGCGCGGCACACCGCGATGGACTGGCCGGTCGTCCCCGGCGGGCTCACCGATCTGCTGCTCGCCCTCAAGGAGCGGTACGGCGACGCGCTGCCGCCGGTGCACCTGACGGAGAACGGCTCCGCCGAACACGACGAGCCCGGTCCGGACGGCGCGGTGCACGACCACGACCGGATCGCCTATCTGCGCGACCACCTCGCCGCCTTGAAGACGGCGCTGGACGCGGGTGTCGACGTGCGCGGGTACTACGTCTGGTCGCTGCTGGACAACTTCGAATGGGCCTACGGCTACGGCAAACGGTTCGGCATCGTCCGGGTGGACTACGACACCCAGCGGCGCGTCCCGAAAGACAGCTACCACTGGTACCGGGCGCTGATCAGCGCCCAACGGGACTGA
- the yicI gene encoding alpha-xylosidase: protein MKFTNGFWRVRDGVQISYATQTRDVRLSSKRFTAYAAVKNVARRGDTLNAPLLTVDCFSPAEGVIGVRVTHHAGKLRPGPDFALREEPDGAGAVRRDGTVTELASGPLTLRLDEAAPWALAFLGADGRELTRAGAKGTAFATTDDGAHHVLAQLALGVGEQVYGLGERFTPFVKNGQVVDIWQADGGTSSEQAYKNIPFYLSSRGYGVFVNHPGKVSFEVGSESVGQVQFSVEDQSIEYYVIAGPTPKEVLARYTALTGRPALPPAWSFGLWLSTSFTTDYDEATVMSFVDGMAERGIPLSVFHFDCFWMREYQWCDFQWDPAVFPDPEGMLARLKEKGLRISAWINPYIAQKSPLFEEAAALGHLVRRPDGDVWQWDLWQAGMGLVDFTSPDARAWFRAKLKTLLEQGVDCFKTDFGERVPTDVVWHDGSDPERMHNYYTHLYNRTVFELLLEERGEGEAVLFARSATAGGQQYPVHWGGDCWASFEAMAESLRGGLSLSLSGFGFWSHDIGGFEGTPDPAVFKRWLAFGLLSSHSRLHGSTSYRVPWHFGEEAVTVARRFTLLKHRLMPYLYGAAAEAHRTGVPMMRPMVLEFPHDAACRPLDRQYMLGPDLLVAPVFTEDGEVEVYLPEGTWTHLLSGERVTGPAWRTERHAYDSLPLYVREGAVLPLAADDSRPDGDWLDDLTLLVHPASAPDHTAEVTVPGPTGAVAATFTVRRDGARLRVTARGTDRPFTVRVAADGASATGTGEVVVSLD, encoded by the coding sequence ATGAAGTTCACCAACGGCTTCTGGCGCGTCCGCGACGGCGTGCAGATCTCGTATGCCACTCAGACGCGTGACGTACGCCTGTCATCGAAGCGCTTCACCGCATACGCGGCCGTGAAGAACGTGGCGCGGAGAGGGGACACGCTCAACGCGCCGCTGCTCACGGTCGACTGCTTCTCCCCCGCCGAGGGCGTCATCGGTGTCCGGGTCACCCACCACGCCGGCAAGCTCCGGCCCGGCCCGGATTTCGCCCTGCGCGAGGAGCCGGACGGCGCGGGTGCGGTACGCCGCGACGGCACGGTCACGGAGCTGGCCAGCGGACCGCTGACCCTGCGCCTGGACGAGGCGGCCCCGTGGGCGCTGGCGTTCCTCGGCGCGGACGGCCGGGAGCTGACCCGGGCCGGCGCCAAGGGCACCGCCTTCGCCACCACCGACGACGGCGCCCACCACGTCCTCGCCCAGCTCGCGCTCGGCGTGGGCGAGCAGGTCTACGGCCTCGGCGAGCGCTTCACCCCGTTCGTCAAGAACGGCCAGGTGGTGGACATCTGGCAGGCCGACGGCGGCACCAGCAGCGAACAGGCCTACAAGAACATCCCGTTCTACCTCTCCTCGCGCGGTTACGGCGTGTTCGTCAACCATCCCGGCAAGGTGTCCTTCGAGGTCGGCTCGGAGTCCGTCGGGCAGGTGCAGTTCAGCGTCGAGGACCAGAGCATCGAGTACTACGTGATCGCCGGTCCCACGCCCAAGGAGGTGCTCGCCCGCTACACCGCCCTGACCGGCCGCCCGGCACTGCCGCCCGCCTGGTCCTTCGGTCTGTGGCTGTCCACGTCGTTCACCACCGACTACGACGAGGCGACGGTGATGTCCTTCGTCGACGGCATGGCCGAGCGCGGCATCCCGCTGTCGGTCTTCCACTTCGACTGCTTCTGGATGCGCGAGTACCAGTGGTGCGACTTCCAGTGGGACCCGGCCGTCTTCCCCGACCCGGAGGGCATGCTGGCCCGGCTGAAGGAGAAGGGCCTGCGGATCAGCGCGTGGATCAACCCGTACATCGCGCAGAAGTCCCCGCTGTTCGAGGAGGCGGCGGCCCTGGGCCATCTCGTGCGCCGCCCGGACGGCGACGTCTGGCAGTGGGACCTGTGGCAGGCCGGCATGGGCCTGGTCGACTTCACCAGCCCCGACGCCCGCGCCTGGTTCCGGGCGAAGCTCAAGACGCTGCTGGAGCAGGGCGTGGACTGCTTCAAGACCGACTTCGGCGAGCGTGTTCCCACCGATGTCGTCTGGCACGACGGCTCCGACCCGGAGCGGATGCACAACTACTACACCCACCTGTACAACCGGACCGTCTTCGAACTCCTGCTGGAGGAGCGGGGCGAGGGCGAGGCCGTGCTCTTCGCCCGGTCGGCGACCGCGGGCGGCCAGCAGTACCCGGTGCACTGGGGCGGCGACTGCTGGGCGTCCTTCGAGGCCATGGCGGAGTCCCTGCGCGGCGGGCTGTCCCTGTCGCTGAGCGGCTTCGGCTTCTGGAGCCACGACATCGGCGGCTTCGAGGGCACGCCGGATCCGGCGGTGTTCAAGCGCTGGCTGGCCTTCGGCCTGCTCTCCTCGCACAGCCGGCTGCACGGCTCCACGTCGTACCGGGTGCCGTGGCACTTCGGCGAGGAGGCGGTGACGGTCGCCCGGCGCTTCACGCTGCTCAAGCACCGTCTCATGCCGTACCTCTACGGTGCGGCGGCCGAGGCCCACCGCACCGGTGTGCCGATGATGCGCCCGATGGTCCTGGAGTTCCCGCACGACGCGGCGTGCCGCCCGCTGGACCGCCAGTACATGCTGGGTCCCGACCTGCTGGTGGCCCCGGTGTTCACGGAGGACGGCGAGGTCGAGGTCTACCTCCCCGAGGGCACCTGGACCCATCTGCTGTCCGGCGAGCGGGTCACCGGCCCGGCCTGGCGCACCGAGCGGCACGCCTACGACAGCCTGCCGCTGTACGTCCGTGAGGGCGCCGTCCTGCCGCTGGCCGCCGATGACAGCCGCCCGGACGGCGACTGGCTGGACGACCTCACCCTGCTGGTCCACCCCGCGTCCGCGCCGGACCACACCGCCGAGGTCACGGTGCCCGGTCCGACGGGCGCTGTCGCCGCGACCTTCACCGTCCGCCGTGACGGCGCCCGGTTGCGGGTCACCGCGCGCGGCACCGACCGTCCGTTCACCGTCCGCGTCGCGGCGGACGGTGCGAGCGCGACCGGCACCGGCGAGGTGGTCGTCTCCCTGGACTGA
- a CDS encoding HAD family phosphatase: MTLHRILSWTPAAVVFDCDGTLLDTERHWETARRRVLDDVGLTPSAGFAERTKGLHYTECGQLMADEGGRPELGPDLADRLLRHFRILVCEHPVIMPGARDLVRTAAAFAPLAVASNCPRDVVEPGLEEAGLLRHFRAVVVPEGTIRPKPDPDVYLTAAQRCGADPADTMAVEDTHCGVLAAVRAGLTVLGVGRRPGDETTALTDLWVETLEDPRVIRWAAERAPLRTAPPKPAPAPSPTGSGLRRATAP; the protein is encoded by the coding sequence ATGACGCTTCATCGCATCCTTTCCTGGACACCGGCGGCCGTCGTCTTCGACTGCGACGGCACGCTGCTGGACACCGAACGACACTGGGAGACCGCTCGCCGGCGGGTCCTCGACGACGTGGGCCTGACCCCCTCCGCGGGCTTCGCGGAACGGACCAAGGGCCTGCACTACACCGAGTGCGGGCAGCTCATGGCCGACGAGGGAGGCCGTCCCGAACTGGGCCCGGACCTCGCCGACCGGCTGCTGCGGCACTTCCGCATCCTGGTCTGCGAGCACCCGGTGATCATGCCGGGCGCCCGCGACCTGGTACGGACGGCGGCCGCCTTCGCCCCCCTGGCCGTCGCCAGCAACTGCCCCCGTGACGTGGTGGAACCCGGCCTGGAAGAGGCCGGGCTGCTCCGTCACTTCCGCGCCGTGGTGGTGCCCGAGGGCACGATCCGGCCCAAGCCCGACCCGGACGTCTACCTCACGGCCGCCCAGCGCTGCGGCGCCGATCCGGCCGACACGATGGCGGTCGAGGACACGCACTGCGGGGTCCTCGCCGCGGTCCGGGCCGGGCTGACGGTGCTCGGCGTCGGCCGCCGGCCCGGCGACGAGACCACCGCCCTGACCGACCTGTGGGTCGAGACACTGGAGGACCCACGGGTCATCCGCTGGGCCGCCGAGCGGGCACCGCTGCGCACCGCGCCGCCGAAGCCCGCACCGGCACCCTCGCCGACCGGCTCCGGGCTTCGGCGGGCCACCGCGCCGTGA
- a CDS encoding sugar ABC transporter substrate-binding protein, with protein sequence MSKRFNKRPREAVIPLAVVCALVAGAALTGCGRQRDGSVYTVLNSSTDETYHRWDAEAMARCGKRLGVTVEQQSVPAAQVMTKALRMASSKSLPDIVQFDASEMPVFAEAGGLTDLRTLGLDTDGVPRGIVNFGSYKGTYYGAARSVNTLALFYNKDLLARAGLKVPTTWAELRASARELTRGKRYGLALSAGGAEDGVFQFTPFMWSNGGDETRLDGPRVVEALDYWKSLLKDGSLSKATVGWTQADVNDQFMAGNAAMMINGPWQVETLNTKKSLHWGLARIPVPKAGAKSVAPLGGTVLTVPDTGDERRERMAGRIVGCLSGEREQLTYARHSWTVPANGRAAAVWREQVPELDALADQVAAARSRTARLGAGWPGVSLALQSAFQAALTGQSSQAALQRAQQRATSGN encoded by the coding sequence ATGTCGAAGCGCTTCAATAAACGCCCTCGCGAGGCCGTGATACCCCTCGCAGTGGTCTGCGCCCTGGTCGCCGGCGCGGCACTGACCGGCTGCGGCCGGCAGCGCGACGGCTCCGTCTACACCGTGCTGAACTCCTCGACCGACGAGACGTACCACCGCTGGGACGCGGAGGCGATGGCCCGGTGCGGCAAGCGGCTCGGCGTCACCGTCGAGCAGCAGAGCGTCCCGGCGGCCCAGGTGATGACGAAGGCACTGCGCATGGCGTCCTCGAAGTCGCTGCCCGACATCGTGCAGTTCGACGCCTCGGAGATGCCGGTGTTCGCCGAGGCCGGCGGGCTGACCGACCTCAGGACGCTCGGACTGGACACCGACGGCGTCCCGCGCGGAATCGTCAACTTCGGCTCGTACAAGGGGACCTACTACGGCGCCGCCCGGTCGGTGAACACCCTCGCGCTCTTCTACAACAAGGACCTCCTCGCCCGGGCGGGCCTGAAGGTGCCCACCACCTGGGCCGAACTGCGCGCGAGCGCGCGCGAGCTGACCCGGGGCAAGCGGTACGGCCTCGCGCTCAGCGCGGGCGGTGCCGAGGACGGCGTCTTCCAGTTCACGCCGTTCATGTGGTCCAACGGCGGTGACGAGACGCGGCTCGACGGGCCGAGGGTGGTCGAGGCGCTGGACTACTGGAAGAGCCTGCTGAAGGACGGCTCGCTGTCGAAGGCGACGGTGGGCTGGACGCAGGCCGACGTCAACGACCAGTTCATGGCGGGCAACGCGGCGATGATGATCAACGGCCCCTGGCAGGTCGAGACCCTGAACACCAAAAAATCCCTGCACTGGGGCCTCGCGCGGATTCCTGTGCCGAAGGCCGGCGCGAAGTCCGTGGCCCCGCTGGGCGGTACCGTGCTCACCGTGCCCGACACCGGCGACGAACGGCGCGAACGGATGGCGGGGAGGATCGTCGGCTGTCTGTCGGGCGAACGCGAGCAGCTGACCTACGCGCGCCACAGCTGGACGGTCCCGGCGAACGGAAGGGCCGCCGCCGTGTGGCGCGAGCAGGTGCCGGAACTGGACGCGCTGGCCGACCAGGTGGCCGCGGCCCGGTCCCGCACGGCCCGGCTCGGCGCCGGCTGGCCGGGCGTGTCACTCGCCCTGCAGAGCGCCTTCCAGGCCGCCCTGACCGGCCAGTCCAGCCAGGCCGCCCTCCAGCGCGCCCAGCAGCGGGCCACGAGCGGGAACTGA
- a CDS encoding sugar ABC transporter permease, protein MTTSTVTARTAVSTTGVPAPARLRRRRRLARWGFVAPAVLFMLLFFGYPLVRNVVMSFQHYTPKTFFTGEAPLNGFDNWSAVLQDALFGKALWHTLVFTAGSLLGQFCAGLALAVFFTRRFPLNGVLRSLILLPWLVPMVVSGIVWRRILDQDTGVLNSFMDALGLDGHTPWLTSPHMALLSVILVNIWIGIPFNMVILYGGLQEVPREMYEAAALDGASAWRTFRSITLPTLRPVITVVLVLGFMSTVKILDLILALTDGGPADATQTLGTLTYQNSFVRLDFGAGAVVGNVLILISAVFAVFYLRANRTEGK, encoded by the coding sequence ATGACCACGTCCACCGTCACCGCGCGCACCGCGGTCTCCACGACCGGCGTACCGGCCCCCGCCCGGCTCCGCCGCCGGCGCCGCCTCGCCCGGTGGGGGTTCGTCGCCCCCGCCGTCCTCTTCATGCTGCTGTTCTTCGGCTACCCGCTCGTCCGCAACGTCGTGATGAGCTTCCAGCACTACACACCGAAGACCTTCTTCACCGGCGAGGCACCCCTCAACGGCTTCGACAACTGGTCGGCGGTCCTTCAGGACGCCCTGTTCGGCAAGGCGCTGTGGCACACGCTCGTCTTCACCGCGGGCTCGCTGCTCGGCCAGTTCTGCGCCGGACTCGCCCTCGCCGTCTTCTTCACCCGCAGGTTCCCGCTGAACGGCGTCCTGCGGTCGCTGATCCTGCTGCCCTGGCTGGTGCCCATGGTGGTCTCCGGCATCGTGTGGCGGCGCATCCTCGACCAGGACACAGGTGTACTGAACTCCTTCATGGACGCCCTGGGCCTGGACGGTCACACTCCATGGTTGACCAGTCCGCACATGGCCTTGCTCTCGGTCATCCTGGTCAACATATGGATCGGCATCCCGTTCAACATGGTCATCCTGTACGGCGGTCTGCAGGAGGTCCCCCGCGAGATGTACGAGGCCGCCGCCCTGGACGGCGCCTCCGCCTGGCGGACGTTCCGCTCCATCACCCTGCCGACGCTCCGTCCCGTCATCACGGTCGTCCTCGTCCTGGGCTTCATGTCGACGGTGAAGATCCTCGATCTCATCCTGGCCCTCACCGACGGCGGTCCCGCCGACGCCACCCAGACCCTGGGCACGCTCACCTACCAGAACTCCTTCGTACGGCTGGACTTCGGGGCCGGCGCCGTCGTCGGCAACGTACTGATCCTGATCTCCGCGGTCTTCGCGGTGTTCTACCTGCGGGCCAACCGCACCGAGGGGAAGTGA
- a CDS encoding carbohydrate ABC transporter permease, with protein sequence MAAENAKQRARGRRWGSTVAGVLVLAVMLFPLYWMLNTALQPESGLLEVDPVPHGLDLSGFSKALDDQGGHLLTSLLVSLGAVVICLAIAAPAAYGLARFRLRGARTIVFGTLITQMVPGIVIANALYTSYVDLGLVNSYFGLMLADASLGIPFSIVLMRSFMQSIPGEVIEAAEMDGAGRLRTFLRVVLPMSRNSLITSGLFAFLFSWSDFMFALTLNTTDDVKPVTLGIYQYIGAHVGDWGSVMAAAVLSAIPAAILLVLAQKYIAAGITGGSVK encoded by the coding sequence ATGGCCGCCGAGAACGCGAAGCAGCGTGCGCGCGGGCGCCGCTGGGGCTCCACCGTGGCCGGTGTGCTCGTCCTGGCCGTGATGCTGTTCCCGCTGTACTGGATGCTCAACACCGCCCTCCAGCCCGAGTCCGGGCTGCTGGAGGTCGACCCGGTACCGCACGGCCTCGACCTGTCCGGCTTCTCCAAGGCGCTCGACGACCAGGGCGGGCATCTGCTGACCTCGCTGCTGGTCTCCCTCGGCGCGGTCGTCATCTGCCTGGCGATCGCCGCCCCGGCCGCCTACGGGCTGGCCCGGTTCCGGTTGCGCGGCGCGCGCACCATCGTGTTCGGCACCCTGATCACCCAGATGGTGCCGGGCATCGTCATCGCCAACGCCCTCTACACCTCGTACGTCGATCTCGGCCTGGTCAACTCCTACTTCGGCCTGATGCTCGCGGACGCCTCCCTGGGCATCCCCTTCTCCATCGTGCTGATGCGCTCGTTCATGCAGTCGATACCCGGCGAGGTCATCGAGGCGGCCGAGATGGACGGGGCGGGACGGCTGCGCACCTTCCTGCGGGTGGTGCTGCCGATGAGCCGCAACTCCCTGATCACCTCCGGCCTGTTCGCCTTCCTGTTCTCGTGGAGCGACTTCATGTTCGCGCTCACCCTCAACACCACCGACGACGTCAAGCCGGTCACGCTGGGCATCTACCAGTACATCGGCGCGCACGTCGGCGACTGGGGCTCGGTGATGGCGGCGGCCGTGCTGTCCGCGATCCCCGCAGCGATCCTGCTCGTCCTCGCCCAGAAGTACATCGCCGCCGGCATCACCGGCGGCTCCGTCAAGTGA
- a CDS encoding ScbA/BarX family gamma-butyrolactone biosynthesis protein: MDARIRGTVEEPRALSWSRTVPRELVHRASVAEVLLTDVLRVDETRFAAAACWSRSHPTFPVDGHAVHHPLMVVETLRQLGIFIPLRYFGVPVDTRMLITDVFFTTEPGAQPRASHGATQVTCRVRVTGLRTGPDGATAGLRLHAEYLAGGTVFARAGGGARFLSAERYAALRGPRAGTCQPPASAGLLRPDPARLGVPHARDVVIGFTERHGRAGTADVLVDAADPWHPFFFDHATDHVPGMVLLEAARQAAALASGGALSRPTGARLTALRFTEFSPSARIICVPHHRTCVFRFEQGGKDAPDGRHPALGVLHYHSPLRA, encoded by the coding sequence ATGGACGCTCGAATCCGTGGCACCGTCGAAGAGCCGCGGGCCCTGAGCTGGTCGCGCACGGTCCCCCGGGAACTGGTCCACCGGGCGTCCGTGGCGGAGGTACTGCTCACCGACGTACTACGCGTCGACGAAACGCGTTTCGCGGCGGCCGCCTGCTGGTCGCGGTCGCATCCGACCTTTCCGGTCGACGGTCACGCCGTACACCATCCGCTGATGGTGGTGGAGACATTACGGCAGCTGGGCATCTTCATCCCTTTGCGCTACTTCGGCGTGCCGGTGGACACCCGCATGCTCATCACCGACGTCTTCTTCACCACGGAGCCCGGAGCACAGCCGCGGGCCTCCCACGGCGCCACCCAGGTCACCTGCCGGGTGCGGGTCACCGGGCTGCGCACCGGTCCCGACGGTGCCACCGCCGGGCTGCGGCTGCACGCGGAGTACCTGGCCGGCGGCACGGTGTTCGCCAGGGCCGGCGGCGGCGCCCGGTTCCTCTCCGCCGAACGGTACGCCGCCCTGCGCGGGCCGCGCGCCGGCACCTGCCAGCCACCGGCCTCGGCGGGGCTGCTCCGGCCCGACCCGGCGCGGCTCGGCGTGCCGCACGCCCGGGACGTCGTCATCGGTTTCACCGAGCGGCACGGGCGGGCCGGCACCGCCGACGTCCTGGTGGACGCGGCCGACCCCTGGCACCCCTTCTTCTTCGACCACGCCACCGACCACGTCCCCGGCATGGTGCTCCTGGAGGCGGCGCGCCAGGCCGCCGCGCTGGCGAGCGGCGGAGCCCTGTCCCGGCCCACCGGTGCCCGGCTGACGGCGCTGCGTTTCACGGAGTTCTCCCCGTCCGCGCGGATCATCTGCGTACCGCACCACCGCACCTGCGTCTTCCGGTTCGAACAGGGCGGAAAGGACGCACCGGACGGACGGCATCCGGCTCTCGGCGTTCTGCACTACCACTCACCCTTGCGAGCGTAA